From a single Erpetoichthys calabaricus chromosome 1, fErpCal1.3, whole genome shotgun sequence genomic region:
- the eif1ad gene encoding probable RNA-binding protein EIF1AD: MSQATKRKHVVKEVMGDYVIPTQQQQIVRVLGTPGNNLHEVETAKGERFLVSMPTKFRKNIWIKRGDFLIVDPIEEGDKVKAEISFILYKDHIRHLIKEGAWPEGFSENLQNGTSQNGHKQVDNARASSEDDVQTDDAESEPDDSDLFVNTNRINYEYSDSEEDSNEEDTEDEEERQEEEAK; encoded by the exons ATGTCTCAGGCCACCAAAAGAAAGCATGTTGTGAAGGAGGTCATGGGTGATTATGTTATTCCTACACAGCAGCAACAGATTGTAAGG gtATTGGGCACACCTGGAAATAATCTTCATGAAGTTGAAACTGCAAAGGGGGAGCGTTTTTTGGTGAGCATGCCAACAAAGTTCCGAAAAAACATTTGGATCAAGAGAG gtGATTTCCTCATTGTGGATCCAATTGAGGAGGGAGATAAAGTAAAGGCAGAAATAAGCTTTATTTTGTATAAAGACCACATCCGCCACTTGATAAAAGAGGGAGCTTG GCCTGAAGGATTTTCAGAGAATTTGCAGAATGGAACCTCTCAAAAtgg ACATAAACAAGTGGATAACGCCAGAGCAAGTTCTGAAGATGATGTCCAGACTGATGATGCAGAGTCCGAGCCGGATGACAGTGACCTTTTTGTTAACACAAATAGAATCAATTATGAGTACTCTGACAGTGAAGAAGACTCAAATGAAGAGGATACTGAAGATGAGGAAGAAAGGCAAGAAGAGGaggcaaaataa